Within the Dehalococcoidia bacterium genome, the region TCGGGCGGCGGCTGCCGCGCGCCGAACCGCCTGCTCGCCGACGCGGTGCAGTACGCCCGCGACCGCGGTGTATTGGTCGTCGCGCCGGCAGGCGACAGCGACCAGCCCTGTGTGGCCGATCCCGCCGCGGCGCCCGAAGCGCTGGCGGTTGGTGGCTACCAGCTTCCCGCGCGCACGCGGCTGCGTGTGGGCCGCGGCCGCACGGCGGCTAACTGGGGCGCGGAGATCACGGTCGCCGCGCCCGCGCTCGACCTGGCGAGCACGATCCCGTTGCAGCCCGGCCGCACGCCGCCCGATGACCGTTACGCCACGAGCTACGGCACGGCCTTCGCCGCGGGCCTCGTGGGCGGCGCGGCGGCGCTGCTGCTCTCGCAGAACCCGTTGCTCACGCCCGACTGGCTCACGCAGTTGCTGGCGCTTGGCGCGCGGCCGCTGGCGGATGGCAGCACGCCCGGTTGGGCCGGTGCGGGCGCGATCGACATCGCCGCGTCGTTGCGGCTCGTGCCCGCGGGCTTCGCCGGCGCCGTGACGATTGAGGGCGAGCCGGCGCCGGACGGCACGCTGATTGAGGCATATGTTAACGGCGCGCTCTGCGCCTCTACCGCCAGCTTCACCGAGAACGGCCGCGCCTCGTATGCTCTACTCGTGCCCGCGGCGGCGATGCAGGCCGGCTGCGGCAGCGCTGGCGTCGCCGTCGAGCTGCGCGTCAACGGCGCCGCGGCCGCGCAGACGGTCTGGAACGCGGCAGCGAATGCCCTGGACCTGGACGGCGCCGCAGCGGCCACCAGCACGCCGTGAGGCGCGGCCCTCGCGCGTGGCGCCGGCGCGGTCCCGACGCGAGCGAAGCGAGAACCATGGGGCGGCCAAGGGGGATGGGGTGAGGGTGAAGTCGTGGTGCGCGTGCGGCGCCGCGCTGCTTGCGGCGCTGCTGCTCGCGGGCACGGCGTGCGGCTCGAACAACAACGGCAACAAGAAGGCGGCCGGCGGGCCGGGTACACCCGCTCCCACGCCCGTCGCCTCCGGTGCACGCACGGGCGGCATTATCAGGTTCGACAAGGCGCCGCCGTTCACGATCGACCCGAACAAGGGCTACGTGGCCACGATCAAGTTCGCCAAGGGCGACGTCGTTGTCGAGCTGAACGCGAAGGCGGCGCCGCTCACCGTCAACAACTTCGTGTTTCTCGCCCGCCAGCACTTCTACGACGGCACCACCTGCCACCGCGTGATCCCGAACTTCGTGGCGCAGTGCGGCGACCCGCTGGGCACGGGCGGCGGCGGACCCGGCTACACCATTCCCGACGAGAAGAGCCCGCTGCTGCACGATGTTGGCGCGATCGCGATGGCCAAGACCAACGATCCCAACTCGGCCGGCAGCCAGTTCTACATCACGATGGCGCCGCAGCCCTCGCTCGACGGCCACTACACCGTCTTCGGCCAGGTGATCTCCGGGCAGGACGTGGTGACGAAGCTCACGCCGCGCGATCCTGCCACCAACCCGGCCGCGCCGGCCGGCGACCGCATCATCAGCATCACGATCCAGGAGACGGACCAGACCCCGACGCCGTTCGTCGCCCCCGCAGCCTCGCCGAAGCCTACGCCTTGAGGCGAGCGACGCGAGAGAGGTGCGGCAGGCACGCAGCGCGGGATCGCGGCCGATGACAAGGAGTGAACACGGCGCAGGCAGAGCCGAGCGACGGCGTGCCCACGCCGCGCCCGTCCCGCGGCTGTTGAGTCTGCTGGCGGTGCTGCTGCTGGCAGTCGCCTGCACCGGCGGCAAATCCGCCTCGGCGCCCAGCAGCGTGGCCACGCCGGCGGCCGCGGCCGCGGCGCCGGCTCGCGGCAGAACGCCCGAAGGCGGCGCCTCCGTGCCGGCCGGCCCGACCACGGCGGTCACGCCGGCCCCGGCGGCCGCCTTCAGCGGAACCGCAGCCGTCCCGGCGACCGCGACGCCGACGCCGGCGCCGCGCCCGCTCGTGCCGGAGGCCACGCCGCCGGCGAAGATCGAGGCGGGAACCTGGGGCGAGGTGAACACGCTGGGTGGCTGCCTCAAAGTGCGACTCTCTTTCGAGCAGGACTCGCAGGCGATCGACTGCCTTCCCTACCGGCTGCTGGTCTTCGTCGACAGCGTGCAGACGGTGCAGGGGCAGGAGGTGGTGCATCTCGCCGGACGCGGCTACACCTATCCCGAAGGACTGACACCGCTGCAAAACCCCGCCGAGACGTTCGTCGACTTCGCCGCCCGGCCGCACGACCTGGGCACCGTCGCCTACACGGCGCCCGACGGCAACGTCTGGACGATTGCGGGCGACGGCTCCGGCGCGCGGCAGATCACCGGCGCCGGCGGCGACCAGAACGCCGGCGTCTACTATTCCGGCCTCGCCTGGTCGCACGATGGCAGAGAGCTGCTGCTCAGCGCGGACACGGACTCCGGCCGCCTGCTCCAGGTCTACGACGCGAAGAACGGCCTGCACACCGTCTCGGCGCCGGGGAGCGCGAGCGGCGGCTACCCGGGCGCCGCCTCGTGGTCGTCCGATTCTTTCCACCTGCTTGTGGCCGACTATGACCTGCCGGGCAACGCCTGCGAGCGCGACTTCAACAGGTACGCGCTGCAACTGGTAGACCGCTCCAACAACCAGGCAACGGATCTCTACAGCGGCACGGTGCAGGGCTTCGTCGCCGGTATCGCGCCCTCGCCGGACGGCCGCTACATCGCCCTGTTGCTTGGCGCCGCCTGCGACTCGGTTTCCTTCGACCTCTGTTTGCTCTCGCTGCAGGCCGACCCGGCCTACGCGGTGAAGGCGGGGCAACTGCGCTGCCCGCGCGGCGCGAAGGCGGGCAGTGTCGCCTGGTCGCCGGACAGCAAGCAGCTCGCCTTCACCAGCCGCCTGCAAGGGCGCGACGACGAGTCACAGCTCTCCGTCGGCCTGCCGATGAATGTGCTTGAGCCGCACAGCGCCACGTATTACCCGCTTGCCTGGCCGTTGCGCATCGATCGGAACATCATCGGCGCCGTCTACGAGCCGGACAGCCGCACGCTGCGCATCGAGGAGGAGGTGCCGCGCGGCCTCGCCGATATCGAGCTGCCGGACCGCATCATCCGCCGCATCACCTCGGACGGCTCGCGCGCGGCGATCACGGAGGCGGCGGGCGACCGTCTGCTGGATCTGCGGCCGCTGCTGGCGCCGGCGACCGTGCACGGCGAATACGCGCTGGCCAGCGGCGCCACCGGGGCGCTGTGGGTGATCCAACTCGGCCAGCAGGACGCCCGCTGGCAGCTCACCGACGTGGCGGCCGGCGTCTATGCCTGGAACCAGTGACGCACGTTGACTGCACTGCTCGCGCTCACCGTGCTCGCCTCGCTGGCGGTGGCCTGCGCCACGCTGCTTGTGGATCTGCGCCGTGTGCGCAGCGGGGCGGTCCGCCCGCTGACCCGGCGTGCGCTCGGCACGGCGCAGGCGGCCACGGGCCTGCTCTGGCTCGTCTACGGCGACCTGGCGCTGGCCGGCGCCGGCGGGGCGCGCGGCTGGTTCGCCATTGCCATCGGCGCCCTGTTCGTGCTGCAAGGCGTGCGGCGGCTGAAGTGACTGCCGCACCGCCGAAGTCATCCGGCTACACTGAACGCATGACAGCAGCGCAAGCCGTCGTCGGCCACGTCGCCGCGCTCTACACCGCCGGAAGTGCCGGCGCGCCGATGCAGCGCCACCGGCAGATCGAGCTGATCACCGGCGTCGGCGTCGCCGGCGACCGCTACGCGCTGGGCACGGGCTACTGGAGCGATCCGCGCTGGCCCGACCAGGAGCTGACGCTGCTGATGGCCGAGACGGCTACGGCTCTCGGCCTGGACCCGGCCAGCCTGCGCCGCAATATCGTCACCCGCGGCGTGGACCTGGACGCGCTGATCGGTGTGACGTTCCAGATCGGGGAGGCCACGCTGCTTGGCGTGCGCCGCTGCGATCCCTGCCGCTACATCGAACGGTTCACGCGCTCCGGCGCCATGCGCGAGCTGGCCACCCGCGGCGGCCTGCGGGCGCACATTGTGACCGGCGGCCGTGTGCACGTTGGCGATCGGCCGCAGACGCTGCAGGCGCATCAAGCCGTTGAGCGCGTTGTCTCGCCCAGCCCCATCAGTTAGTGACCGGCGTGCTCGTCATCATCGTTTCACTGCCAGATGACTCGACTGCGTTCCGTCGCAAAGTGAAGCTGCTCGGCATCCTTCCAGTGCCGTGTTCCCGCCTCGGCGACGGTGAGCACATCGGCGCCGCGCGCTCGTAGCGCCGCGACCAGCGCGCCCTGCATGCTGTCTTCGTCGAAGTAGAGCGAAAACACGCGCCACTACACGTTCTCGTGGCCCCAGCCATGCGGATGGCGGGCGGCGAGTTCGTCGTAGAGCGCCTCGTCGGCCGCAAAGTCTGCGTCGATGCGGGCGCGGTTAGCGAGGTAGTACGTGATGGCCGCGTAGAACAGCGTGAGATCGAGATCGGGAAACTCCGTCTGAATCTGCTCTGCACTCATCCCCTGGTTGTATAGGTCTGCTACGGCGTGCACGGTCATGCCGGTGCCGGCGAGGCAAGCGCAGCCCGAATGCAGCTCGGGGTCGGAGTGAATCAGGGTGCCGATATCCACTGGTGTGCTCGTCGTCATCGCTTCACCGCCAGTTGCTCAGGAACTCCAGCTTGTCGGCCACCTCTTCCGCACTCCTCGCGGTCAGGATGGCCATGAGCCCGCGCAGTTGTTCGCCAACGGACCAGCTCTGATCGGTGAGCAAGATAATCCCGCCATGGTGCTCTCCCCGCGCCAGGAGTTGGTGGTGCAGGCGAGCAAAGTCGGGCACGTTCGC harbors:
- a CDS encoding S8 family serine peptidase, whose product is SGGGCRAPNRLLADAVQYARDRGVLVVAPAGDSDQPCVADPAAAPEALAVGGYQLPARTRLRVGRGRTAANWGAEITVAAPALDLASTIPLQPGRTPPDDRYATSYGTAFAAGLVGGAAALLLSQNPLLTPDWLTQLLALGARPLADGSTPGWAGAGAIDIAASLRLVPAGFAGAVTIEGEPAPDGTLIEAYVNGALCASTASFTENGRASYALLVPAAAMQAGCGSAGVAVELRVNGAAAAQTVWNAAANALDLDGAAAATSTP
- a CDS encoding peptidylprolyl isomerase, translated to MRVKSWCACGAALLAALLLAGTACGSNNNGNKKAAGGPGTPAPTPVASGARTGGIIRFDKAPPFTIDPNKGYVATIKFAKGDVVVELNAKAAPLTVNNFVFLARQHFYDGTTCHRVIPNFVAQCGDPLGTGGGGPGYTIPDEKSPLLHDVGAIAMAKTNDPNSAGSQFYITMAPQPSLDGHYTVFGQVISGQDVVTKLTPRDPATNPAAPAGDRIISITIQETDQTPTPFVAPAASPKPTP
- a CDS encoding MOSC domain-containing protein, whose protein sequence is MTAAQAVVGHVAALYTAGSAGAPMQRHRQIELITGVGVAGDRYALGTGYWSDPRWPDQELTLLMAETATALGLDPASLRRNIVTRGVDLDALIGVTFQIGEATLLGVRRCDPCRYIERFTRSGAMRELATRGGLRAHIVTGGRVHVGDRPQTLQAHQAVERVVSPSPIS
- a CDS encoding DUF5615 family PIN-like protein — encoded protein: MFSLYFDEDSMQGALVAALRARGADVLTVAEAGTRHWKDAEQLHFATERSRVIWQ
- a CDS encoding DUF433 domain-containing protein, producing MTTSTPVDIGTLIHSDPELHSGCACLAGTGMTVHAVADLYNQGMSAEQIQTEFPDLDLTLFYAAITYYLANRARIDADFAADEALYDELAARHPHGWGHENV
- a CDS encoding DUF5615 family PIN-like protein — protein: MFPLYVDEDSMDRGLVAALRRQDVDVVTVQEANTRGRTDASQLAFATAAGRALYSANVPDFARLHHQLLARGEHHGGIILLTDQSWSVGEQLRGLMAILTARSAEEVADKLEFLSNWR